The DNA region GAAGGAAGGGTGATGCGGAGCCGAGGGTAGCTCGGTTTTGCTTATCCGCAGGTTGATTGGATAGCTTTGGCCGGTGAGGCGAGCCGTGTCGTGCTTGCGCCACATCCCGTCCATCCGAGGAATCTGTGAAAAAACAGAACCTCTCACCGACCTTTGATCGTTCACTGAACGTCTCCGGGGTACCCGCCGCACCTCGCTTGCGTAAAATCAGAGCAATCTGCGTAATCTGCGGATAACCCAAACCGAACTATCTCAAGCTCCGCCACATCAGCGGACTTAATACGCGCGTTGGCCGAAGATGGCGGAGCCGACGCGGACGCAGGTCGAGCCTTCTTCGATGGCGAGTTCGAAGTCGCCGCTCATGCCCATCGAGAGTTCGGGGAGCGGGACACCGGTGGCGGCGACGATTTCGTCGCGCAGTTCGCGCACGGCGGCGAAGTCGCGGCGTGTCCCCTCGGGATCCTGGCGTGGCGGAGGGATCGTCATCAGTCCGACAATCTGCAAGCGCTCGAGTTCGAGCAGCGTGTCGATTTGCTCCATGAGTTCGGCGCGGGAGAACCCGGTCTTGCTCGACTCGTCGGCGATATTGGTTTGAAGGAAGACGCGTGGGAAATACCCCTCCTCGCGGGCGATGCGGTCGATCGCCTGTGCCAGCGAAAGCGAGTCGACCGAGTGGAATGTGCTGAAAAGCGGGAGTGCTTTGCGCACTTTGTTCTTCTGCAGTCGGCCGATGAAATGCCAATCGATGTCACCGGGCAGGGTGGGGACTTTTTCAATCGCTTCCTGCACGCGGCTTTCGCCGAAGACACGATGGCCGGCCTCGTAGGCACCGCGCACGGCATCGGCCGGGAACTTTTTCGAGACGGCGATCAGTTGGACGTCATCGGTGGATCGGCCTGCTTTGGCGCAAGCGGCGGCCACGCGTTGGTTGATCGCTTCAAGGTTGGATTCGATGGATTCGCTCATGCCTGGAATGGGGTCGGGAAATCACTTCTGCACGTGTACGTCCATTTGAGGGAACGGGATGCTGATGCCCTCGGCGTCGAATGTCTTCTTGGTCTTTTCGGTCAGGTCGGTGAGAACCGCCCAGTAGTTCGAGGTTTCGGTCCAAACGCGGACGCCGAGGTTGACCGAGCTGTCAGCCAGGGATGCGACAAAAATCGAGGGCTCTGGATCTTTGAGCACGTGTGGGTTGGCGTCGATGAGCTTTTGGATGATGGAGCGGGCCTGATCGATGTCGTCGCCGTAGCCGATGCCGAAGGTGAGATCGACGCGGCGTGTGTTGTTGCGGCTGAAATTGACCAGCGAGCCGGTGGCGATGCTGTTGTTTGGGATGGTGATGACTTTGTTGTCCGGAGTGGTCAGCACGGTGTTGAATATGTTCACTTCCTTGACGGTGCCGGAGTGGCCGCCGGCTTCGATGAACTCGCCGACCTGGATCGGGCGCTGGAAGAGAATGAGGACTCCTCCGGCGAAGTTGGACAAGGTTCCCTTGAGCGACATGCCGATGGCGAGGCCGGCGGCACCGAGCACTGCGATGAATGAGGTGGACTGGATCCCGAGCGTGCTGAGAGCGCTCAGTACCACCGCTACTTTGACGACCGCGCTGATCAGCGTGCAGAGGAAGGGCTTGAGCGTGGCGTCGACGTGGCGAACGTCGAGTGCTTTGCCCACGAGTTTGCCGATCCACTTGGCGACCTTCCAGCCGATCAGCAGGATGAGCAGAGCCGTGACGAGCTTTGGAGCGAAGCCGACGGCCATGTTCCAGGCCTGATCTTGGATGGACTTGAGTGTTTCCTCGGTCAAAAGAGCAGCAAGTGGGGGATTCATGATGGAGGTAATTCGAAGGAGGTTACTTTGCCGGGCGCTTCCAGTCTGGATACTTTTCGCGCAATTCCCGGGTGAACTTCAAGGCATCTTCTCGTTTGCCGAGTTGCTCGAGCATTTGAGCGGTGCGGAAGAGCGCGAGCGGTGTGATTTCCGGGTCGTCAAAGGTTTGGCTGGGGATGGTGTAATAAGAGAGTGCTTTTTCCAGGTTGCCGCGGGCGCGTTCGATGTCGCCACGCAGCAGCCACAGTTCGGCGTTGATTCGGCCTTGTTTGATCAGCGACTGGGCAGCCTCGGCGTGCTTCATGGCCTCGTCGTGTTGCTCGAGGTGGTAGTAGGCGATGGCTTTGTCGCGCAGGGCGTTGGCCTTGGCGAGTGGCTTGTCGGTGGATTCGAGGTAGTAATCGATGGCCTGGACGGCGCCGTCGAAGTTACCGGTTTCGAGGCGTGATTTGCCGAGGTATTTCCAGACCAGTGGGCGGGATTCGGCGGGAGCGTCCGGGGTTGAGGTGACGCGCAGGACGTGCTCTGCGTCGGTGAACTCACCGCGGTCATAGAGCTTGATGCCGAGCCAGGCCAGAACTTGTTGTGGGAGTGGCACCGAGCTGCGCTCGCCGATGTAGCGTTTGGTTTCGCGTTGGAGGTTGTCCACGTCCTTCAAGGCAAAGTACGAGAGGACAATCCGGCTGCCGGCCGGCTCGCCGTAGCGGTCGGGGTCCATGTCGCGCGCCTTGATGAGTGGAGCGACCGCTTTTTCGTACTCCTTTTGGCTGTAGTGCCCGCGGCCGATCCAGTAGTTGGCTTCTGCTGCACCCTTCGACTCGGGGAATGCCTCGAGCATTTTCGAGAAGGTGGCGATCATCGCCCGCGTGTTACCGGCGACTTCGTGGAGCAGGCCGGCGTTCTGGTAGGCGTACTCGGCTTCCGCAGAGTCCGGGTAATTGGTGAACACACGAGTGAAGTCGGCCAGCGCGCGTTTGTTCTCGCCAGCCTTTTTGTAACAAGCTCCGCGCTTCGCCAACGCGGTAGGGAAGCGTGGGTCGTCTTTCTCTGCTCGTGTGATGAACTGAGTGAACGCTGCAGCCGCCGCCTGCAACTGGGATCGGTAGGAAAGTGCCCAGCCGTGGCGGTAGTGGAATGTGTTGCGGTAGTCCTCCGAGAGCTTGCGTGGCCGGATCTCGTCGTAGGCATTGACGGCACTGCGGTAGCGCTTCTCCGCAAAGGCGCGCTCCGCTTTGAGCAAGAGTGCGCGGTCGATCAGAGGCGACTCAATATCCGAGGCGCGCAGACGAAGCACGAAGTCATCGACGAGTGTGTCGAGCTGGGCATGCTTGGTCTGGTAGTAAATGAGCAGCTTGCGGTAAGTGGCTTCCTTGCCTTCGTCGCGATCTTTGAAGAAGTTTTCGATGATGCTGTAGACTTTGATAGCCTGCTCCGTGTTATCGAGCTTGTGGTAGGAATTGCCCACCATGAGGAACATCTGGGCCCGGATATCATCGGAAAGCTTGAACACACCCAGCTGGTAGGCGTCGACCACGCCCTGCCAGTTCTCGTCAGTGTAGCGGGCTTTGATCAGACCAAACTGTGCGATGGCCTTCCATTCATCGGCGCCGTCGATCTTTAGAGCCAGCTCGAACATGGCGTCCGCTTTCTCCTTGTCGCCGGCGTCGGTCATCAGCAGCGCGGCACGGGTTGCGGCCTCTGCGCGGATGGCTGGGGTTTCCGATTTGGCGACGAGCGTCTGGAAGTACTTCAGGGCTTTGTCCTTCTGGTTGGCCTCGAGTGCGTTGCGCCCGAGAGAGAGCATTGCCTTGTCGCGGAATGGGTTTGGATCCGGCGATTTGACGACGGTTTCGAGCAGCGGGGTGGCTTCGCCGGCGCGGTCGCTGTTTTGGAGGCAGCGTGCCATGCGGAAGCGGGTGTCGAGCAAGAGCGCTGGGTTGTCATCGCGGCGGGCGAGCTCCTGTTCGGCGACGCGGAAGCGAGGCAGTGCGTTGGCGTAGTCGCGGCGGTTGTAGGCGAGTGCGCCGGATTTGTAGGCGGACTCACCGACCAGTGGGCCGGTTTTGAATTGTTCGACCAGTTTGAGGTAGCGGGCTTCCGCTTCATTGGCCAGCTTGAGTTTTCGCAGGCATTCGGCGCTATTGTAGAGCGCGGTGCGGGCACCATCGGCTTTTGGATTGGCGGCGAGGTATTCGTTGTAACGAGCGAGCGCCAACTCGAAGTCCTGGGCGTTGTAGTGAAGGTTGGCGAAGTCGAGCAGGTCCTTGGCGGGGTCCGCTTCGAGCATAGGCACTTCGGGTTGTTCTTGTTCCGGGGCTTCCACTTCCGCTTCTGGCTCGGGCTGAGCCTCCGGTTGCGCGTCCTCTTGCTCCGCGTTCATCAGGGCCTCGAGTTCCTCGGGCGAGAGCTCGCGGACGGGGCGCACTTCGGATGGTCCGCTATCCGGGTTTGGGTCGACGACGCGTGGCCGGCGTACTTCCTGGGCCAACGACAGCGAGGTGAGTGCTGTGAGCATTCCGACGGTGGCCAGGATCAAAGGTTTGGTCCGGGGGGATGTGATGGCTGGGCGGTTGTGCGGTTTCTGCGGGTCCATGATATGCTTGCGCCGGCGTAGGGATGGGGGCAATGGTGGCGTGTCGAAGCGTCGGCGGAGATCCCGAATTTGTCCGGTTTCTGCGGCGGCGGTCCAACTACCTACGAGCGACCATCCGGTTTGCTTGCTCCCACTTTGCCTTAAGAATAGAAAGATGGAACCAATTTCTTCCTCCTCCGTTGTTGATGCCTTGAACTGGCGTTACGCCACCAAACAGTTCGATCCAGAGCGCAAGATCCCATCAGATGACTGGGCTGCGATCGAGCAGTCGCTGGTGCTCACGCCTTCCTCATTTGGACTTCAGCCGTGGAAGTTCATCGTGGTCGATGACCCTGCTGTGCGTGAGGCAATTTTGCCAAATGCGTGGAACCAGCGTCAGGTGGTCGATTGCTCGCATCTCGTGGTGATCGCTGCCGTGACCGACCTCGGAGAAGAGGAAGTCGACAAGTTGATCAACGTGTCGGCGGAGAAGCGTGGTGTCGAGCCAGCTGTGCTCGATGGTTACCGTGAGATGATGTTGGGGATGATCGTCAAAGGGATGGATGCCGATCAGCGTCGTGCCTGGGCGGTTCGTCAGGGGTATATCGCGCTGGGTAATCTGATGACCGTGGCGGCGATGCTGCAGGTCGATGCCTGCCCGATGGAAGGGTTCGTGCCGGCAGAGGTCGATAAGATCCTTGGCCTGCCTGAGCGTGGGTTGACCGCCGCTCTGCTCTGCCCGCTGGGTTACCGCGCGGCGGAAGACAAGTACGCCGACGCACCGAAGGTCCGCTACCCGGTCGAAGATTTGATCGAGCGCGTGTAGATCGACGATTGTTGTTTCAGGCCTTTTGCGCGGAGCGCCATCGCTGATGGCTGGGATTCGCCAGATGGCAGGAATGAAAAACGGGCGCATCACCGAGAGTGATGCGCCCGTTCTTATTGGGGACGATTTGTCGATTTGGTTAGTGCTTCGGCTTGTGGGGCTCGAGCACCATGCCGCGTTCGCGTTCGGCGAGTTTGGCCGCTTTGCGGGCTTCCTTGGCGAGTTGTTCTTGAGCGCGCACCGCCTTGTCGCGCGAGCTGCGCTTGACCATTTCGTAGGTGTTGTCGCCTTTGAGCAAGCGGGCCTTTGTGTTGTCGGCGAAATGGACTTCGAGCAGACGGATGAGGCGTTTTTTGGCGGCCTTTTCGTCGACTGGGACGAGGAGCTCGACCCGCTTCTCCAAGTTGCGCACCATCCAGTCCGCCGACGAGATGAAGATTTTGTTTTGCCCACCCTGGTGGAAGAGCATGACCCGTGCGTGCTCGAGGTAGCCGTCGATAATGCTGACCACTTCGATGTTCTCCGATAGACCTTTGACGCCTGGTCGGATGCACGAGATGCCGCGGACGTTGAGCTGCACTTTGACGCCGGCTTTCGAGGCTTTGTAGAGCGCTTCGATGATGTCTGGGTCTTGCAGGCTGTTGACCTTGGCTTTGATGAATGCGTTCTGGCCCTGGGCTGCGCGCTCGGTTTCCGAGGCGATGAGCGAGAGAAGTTTCGGCTTCAGTCCGTGAGGCGCGGCGGCGATCTTGAGGTATTTAGGTACCCGTGAACGGCCGGTCACCGAGTTGAAGAAAGCGGAGGCGTCGGCGCCGTATTCCGGGTTGGCGGTGAGCAGCGAGACGTCGGTATAGAGCTTGGCGGTGGATTCGTTATAGTTGCCTGTGCCGAAGTGACAATAGCGGCGCAGACGACCGCCTTCATTGCGCACGACCATGCAGCACTTGGCGTGGGTTTTGAGTCCTTTGACGCCGTAGATGACCGTGGCTCCGGCGCGTTGGAGTTCGTCCGAGCGGACGAGGTTGCGTGCTTCGTCGAAGCGGGCCTTGAGTTCGACCAAGACGGTGACTTGTTTTCCCTTTTCGGCCGCGCGGATCAGAGCGTCGACGATGCGGCTGTCAGAGGCCGTGCGGTAAAGGATTTGTTTGATTGCCAAGACGTCCGGATCGTTGGCGGCTTCTTGCAGCATGCGCACGATAGGATCGAACGACTCATAAGGATGGTAGAGCAGCACGTCGCGCTCGGCGAGGGTGTCGAAAACCGGCACGGCCGGGTCGATCAGCGGGGAGGGCTGGATCGGCCAGGACTCGGCTTTCAACGAATCAAATCCCGGTGTGAAGGCAATCTGCATCAGCGCTTTGAGGTCGATGAGGCCTGGGAGCTTGTAGGTTTCCCTGTTGCTCAGGCCGAAGGCGGTTTGCAATGTTTTGACCAGCGAGTGTGCCGCGCCTTTTTGGATCTCAAGGCGGATGGTGTCGCTGGCTTTGCGCGCGATGAGGATGGCTTCCATCTCATCAGCCAGGTCGAGCGCGTCTTCGTCGTTCAAGGTGATGTCGCCATTGCGGGTGACTCGGAAGGCCGTCGAGGCTTTGACTTTTTCGCCGGGGAAGAGCACGTCGAGGCTATTGCTGATGACGTCTTCGATCGCGATGTAGTCGAGGCCGTCGGCGTCTGGCAGGTTGATGAACCTCGGCGCGTTGCTGGGGGCGGGGATGACGGCGGAGCGCACCTCGCCGGTGTCTGGATCTTCGAGTTCGCAGGCGACGGCGATTTGCAGGTCAGGGACGGGGAAGCCGGTCTCGCTGATCTGATCCAAGTCCACGGCAAGCGGCGTGGCGATTGGGAAAATGGCATCGGTGAAGTACTGCTCGATATGGCTGAGCTGTGCGGGGGAGAGGTCGTTGAGCGAGGTGACGCGGCGGATCCCCTCGGCCTCAAGTGCGGGAAGGAGTTGCTCGTTGAGCAGGGCGTACTGGTCGTCGAGCATCAGTTGGACCCGCGAGCGGATTTTGAGCAGCTGTTGGTGTGGGGTGAGTCCGGTGAAGTCCTTCGAGCGGTTGCCGCTTTCCTGGAGAAGCATCAGGCCGCCGATGCGGACCATGAAGAATTCGTCCAGATTGGAGCCGGTGATGGCGAGGAATTTGAGGCGTTCGAGCAGTGGGGCGTTTGGGTCGAGTGCCTCGTCGAGCACGCGTTGGTTGAATTCGAGCCAGCTGAGTTCGCGGTTGATGAAGAGATCTGAGTTCACGGCGGGGAAAGTAGAAGTAGGGGGCGCTTTTGGATGGGCGGTTTGGTAGGGCTACCGGGTTACTGGGACGAGCGGCTGCTTTCGAGCACGACTTCGAGTCCGTAGATGTTTTGGAACATGTCGGCCTTACTGGTCATGGCGAGCTGCTCCACGGCGACGTCGCCGATGTCTTCGATGCCGATGTGGAGTCGGGAGTCTGAGAGGCGGATGTTGACGTCCTGGACACGCTGGGCATGAGCTCGGTCCAAGGCGTCGGCGACGCGTAGGATGGCGGCGAGCTTGCTAACGATCATGCGGTCTTCGCGCGAGAGTTCGCTATAGCCCTGGTGGGTGGGTTTGGGAGGAGAGTGGCGGTGGTAGCGGGCGATGAGTGCCACGATTTCGGTGTCGGCAGCGGAGAGTCCGAAGATCTCCGAGTGACGGATGATGTAGTACGAGTGTTTGTGATGCGCCCGTGGGGTGATGAAGTTACCGGTTTCGTGGAGGATGGCGGCGGCGCTGAGAAGGAGGCGCTCGCGGCTGCCTAGTTGGTGCAGGTGCTCCAATGTGTCGAAGAGCGAGGTGCTCAAGCGTTCGACCTGTTGGGCGTGGTTCGGGTCGATCTTGTACTGGCGGGCGATCCCCGTGGCCGACTGCAGCACTTCGTCGCGGAACTTGCGGGTAAGTTGGGCGGAGTACGGGAGGTGGCTGAGGATTTCGGTTTCGTAGTCTTCGGAGGGGATGAACACGCGCTTGGCTCCGAACGATTCGGCCAGGCGGGTGTTGATCTTGATCGCGGCGACCATGGAGTCGGCGTGGGCGTAGTCGAGTTGGAACTCACGCACCCGCTGGTCC from Sulfuriroseicoccus oceanibius includes:
- the ppk1 gene encoding polyphosphate kinase 1, producing MNSDLFINRELSWLEFNQRVLDEALDPNAPLLERLKFLAITGSNLDEFFMVRIGGLMLLQESGNRSKDFTGLTPHQQLLKIRSRVQLMLDDQYALLNEQLLPALEAEGIRRVTSLNDLSPAQLSHIEQYFTDAIFPIATPLAVDLDQISETGFPVPDLQIAVACELEDPDTGEVRSAVIPAPSNAPRFINLPDADGLDYIAIEDVISNSLDVLFPGEKVKASTAFRVTRNGDITLNDEDALDLADEMEAILIARKASDTIRLEIQKGAAHSLVKTLQTAFGLSNRETYKLPGLIDLKALMQIAFTPGFDSLKAESWPIQPSPLIDPAVPVFDTLAERDVLLYHPYESFDPIVRMLQEAANDPDVLAIKQILYRTASDSRIVDALIRAAEKGKQVTVLVELKARFDEARNLVRSDELQRAGATVIYGVKGLKTHAKCCMVVRNEGGRLRRYCHFGTGNYNESTAKLYTDVSLLTANPEYGADASAFFNSVTGRSRVPKYLKIAAAPHGLKPKLLSLIASETERAAQGQNAFIKAKVNSLQDPDIIEALYKASKAGVKVQLNVRGISCIRPGVKGLSENIEVVSIIDGYLEHARVMLFHQGGQNKIFISSADWMVRNLEKRVELLVPVDEKAAKKRLIRLLEVHFADNTKARLLKGDNTYEMVKRSSRDKAVRAQEQLAKEARKAAKLAERERGMVLEPHKPKH
- a CDS encoding NAD(P)H-dependent oxidoreductase; this translates as MEPISSSSVVDALNWRYATKQFDPERKIPSDDWAAIEQSLVLTPSSFGLQPWKFIVVDDPAVREAILPNAWNQRQVVDCSHLVVIAAVTDLGEEEVDKLINVSAEKRGVEPAVLDGYREMMLGMIVKGMDADQRRAWAVRQGYIALGNLMTVAAMLQVDACPMEGFVPAEVDKILGLPERGLTAALLCPLGYRAAEDKYADAPKVRYPVEDLIERV
- a CDS encoding mechanosensitive ion channel family protein, yielding MNPPLAALLTEETLKSIQDQAWNMAVGFAPKLVTALLILLIGWKVAKWIGKLVGKALDVRHVDATLKPFLCTLISAVVKVAVVLSALSTLGIQSTSFIAVLGAAGLAIGMSLKGTLSNFAGGVLILFQRPIQVGEFIEAGGHSGTVKEVNIFNTVLTTPDNKVITIPNNSIATGSLVNFSRNNTRRVDLTFGIGYGDDIDQARSIIQKLIDANPHVLKDPEPSIFVASLADSSVNLGVRVWTETSNYWAVLTDLTEKTKKTFDAEGISIPFPQMDVHVQK
- a CDS encoding tetratricopeptide repeat protein, with product MDPQKPHNRPAITSPRTKPLILATVGMLTALTSLSLAQEVRRPRVVDPNPDSGPSEVRPVRELSPEELEALMNAEQEDAQPEAQPEPEAEVEAPEQEQPEVPMLEADPAKDLLDFANLHYNAQDFELALARYNEYLAANPKADGARTALYNSAECLRKLKLANEAEARYLKLVEQFKTGPLVGESAYKSGALAYNRRDYANALPRFRVAEQELARRDDNPALLLDTRFRMARCLQNSDRAGEATPLLETVVKSPDPNPFRDKAMLSLGRNALEANQKDKALKYFQTLVAKSETPAIRAEAATRAALLMTDAGDKEKADAMFELALKIDGADEWKAIAQFGLIKARYTDENWQGVVDAYQLGVFKLSDDIRAQMFLMVGNSYHKLDNTEQAIKVYSIIENFFKDRDEGKEATYRKLLIYYQTKHAQLDTLVDDFVLRLRASDIESPLIDRALLLKAERAFAEKRYRSAVNAYDEIRPRKLSEDYRNTFHYRHGWALSYRSQLQAAAAAFTQFITRAEKDDPRFPTALAKRGACYKKAGENKRALADFTRVFTNYPDSAEAEYAYQNAGLLHEVAGNTRAMIATFSKMLEAFPESKGAAEANYWIGRGHYSQKEYEKAVAPLIKARDMDPDRYGEPAGSRIVLSYFALKDVDNLQRETKRYIGERSSVPLPQQVLAWLGIKLYDRGEFTDAEHVLRVTSTPDAPAESRPLVWKYLGKSRLETGNFDGAVQAIDYYLESTDKPLAKANALRDKAIAYYHLEQHDEAMKHAEAAQSLIKQGRINAELWLLRGDIERARGNLEKALSYYTIPSQTFDDPEITPLALFRTAQMLEQLGKREDALKFTRELREKYPDWKRPAK
- a CDS encoding YggS family pyridoxal phosphate-dependent enzyme, with the protein product MSESIESNLEAINQRVAAACAKAGRSTDDVQLIAVSKKFPADAVRGAYEAGHRVFGESRVQEAIEKVPTLPGDIDWHFIGRLQKNKVRKALPLFSTFHSVDSLSLAQAIDRIAREEGYFPRVFLQTNIADESSKTGFSRAELMEQIDTLLELERLQIVGLMTIPPPRQDPEGTRRDFAAVRELRDEIVAATGVPLPELSMGMSGDFELAIEEGSTCVRVGSAIFGQRAY